A region from the Candidatus Thiothrix putei genome encodes:
- a CDS encoding IS1595 family transposase, with protein MTSLISISSLTSDAACFEQVRSVRWPNGVICPHCGSQDTIRRGKDDTQQERQRYQCKDCQKRFDDLTGTVFEGHHQPLKVWVLCLYLMSLNLSNQQIARELGLNKDDVQAMTEQLRRGVEKKTPVNLFGNVEFDEVYVKAGHKGNPEAVADAGREGRRRALKGAPGRGTLEKDKPPIFGMIQRSGEVVIRMLANVKQTTIKPLIVETVAAGTLVYTDEYNIYSRLEEWGYAHKTVNHGAGEYARDEDGDGFHEVHVNTMEGFWSLLRSWLRPHRGISQEKLPCYLAFFESLHNIRKRGQAALQSLLSLLLG; from the coding sequence ATGACCTCGCTCATCAGTATTTCCAGCCTGACCAGTGATGCCGCCTGTTTCGAGCAAGTCCGTTCCGTGCGTTGGCCTAATGGGGTGATTTGTCCGCACTGCGGTTCACAGGACACTATCCGTCGAGGCAAGGATGACACCCAGCAGGAACGCCAGCGTTACCAGTGTAAGGATTGCCAAAAGCGTTTTGATGACCTGACGGGCACGGTGTTTGAAGGCCACCACCAGCCGCTGAAGGTGTGGGTGTTGTGCCTGTACCTGATGTCGTTGAACCTGTCCAACCAACAAATCGCCCGCGAATTGGGGTTGAACAAGGATGATGTTCAGGCGATGACGGAACAGTTACGGCGTGGTGTCGAGAAAAAAACGCCAGTAAACCTGTTTGGGAATGTTGAATTTGATGAGGTTTATGTCAAGGCTGGACACAAGGGAAACCCCGAAGCCGTCGCGGATGCTGGGCGTGAAGGTCGCCGCCGCGCCCTGAAAGGTGCGCCGGGGCGTGGGACACTGGAAAAGGACAAACCACCCATTTTCGGCATGATCCAGCGTTCCGGGGAGGTCGTGATCCGTATGCTGGCGAATGTGAAACAGACGACGATCAAGCCGTTGATTGTGGAAACGGTGGCAGCAGGCACGCTGGTCTACACCGATGAGTACAACATTTACAGCCGATTGGAAGAATGGGGCTATGCCCACAAAACCGTCAACCATGGCGCAGGCGAATATGCCCGTGACGAAGATGGTGACGGTTTCCATGAAGTCCACGTCAATACGATGGAAGGTTTTTGGTCACTGTTACGCTCATGGTTACGACCTCATCGGGGGATCTCACAAGAAAAGCTACCGTGTTACCTTGCATTCTTCGAGTCTCTTCACAACATCAGGAAACGGGGGCAAGCTGCCTTACAGTCCTTGCTTTCGCTGCTGTTGGGATAA
- a CDS encoding glycosyltransferase family 2 protein: MSSKFFFITICYNNLQGLRRTVDSLLAQSYSNWECVIIDGGSGDGTLAYLEQLSATQTKIRSISEADRGIYDAMNKGISHIQPCDYFCFLNSGDSLFSPTTLEQLDESIQAVSNQLPAIVYGHMCEEFTDGKQIIKEASNTISLKKGMFCSHQSMFFHYRYAGLRYDLKYKISSDYDYIVKAVKMLKHPAEMQRLDMVISRFDMTGVSNNRRLSGIKEDFNLRVENGLCSPASSAVYAARSVGLMNLKRFSYPLYLLIRSKTTSNNQVI, translated from the coding sequence ATGAGTAGTAAGTTCTTTTTTATAACAATTTGCTATAATAATCTTCAGGGTTTAAGACGAACTGTTGATTCTTTGCTTGCGCAATCTTATAGCAATTGGGAGTGTGTTATCATCGACGGTGGTTCAGGGGATGGTACTCTAGCTTATCTAGAGCAACTGTCTGCAACACAAACCAAGATTCGTTCAATATCAGAAGCAGATCGTGGTATTTACGATGCTATGAACAAGGGAATTAGCCATATTCAGCCTTGTGATTATTTCTGTTTTCTTAACTCTGGGGATTCGTTGTTTTCACCTACGACTCTTGAGCAGTTGGATGAAAGTATTCAAGCCGTTAGTAATCAATTGCCTGCGATCGTATATGGGCATATGTGCGAAGAGTTTACTGATGGTAAGCAAATAATCAAAGAAGCAAGCAACACAATTAGTCTTAAGAAAGGCATGTTCTGTAGCCATCAGTCTATGTTTTTTCACTATCGCTATGCCGGGTTGCGTTACGATCTTAAGTATAAAATTTCGTCGGACTATGACTATATCGTGAAAGCAGTGAAAATGCTCAAACACCCAGCGGAGATGCAGCGTTTAGATATGGTCATTTCACGCTTTGATATGACGGGTGTCTCTAATAATCGGCGACTGTCCGGTATCAAGGAAGACTTTAATTTAAGGGTGGAAAATGGTCTTTGCTCACCTGCATCGTCGGCTGTATATGCAGCACGTTCGGTTGGTTTGATGAATCTGAAACGGTTCTCATACCCTTTGTATTTGCTGATCCGCAGCAAAACGACCTCTAACAATCAAGTTATCTAA
- a CDS encoding glycosyltransferase family 1 protein, whose translation MKKKIGILTFYPMHGGGIFQYIQSMVDALVADGSNTYIIFADTNDTRFDGYGLEVRKLNPSNRSGINQVIIFAQLLLGLRQPFFLRDDEKRVYADIDLFMSPATSVYPHLFLRKPFVFTLHDMQEKYYPHAFTWVERFKRELRNRALSKSASAVICESNYVKQDIVHFLGVDSNKIAVIQSPPPSFLLSYEVNQDNFSAVKRKYGLPRRYVFYPAQCWFHKNHVKLVEAFSIIVNETDEDVTLILSGSQQDNYPKLVGKIQELGIGHRVKHLGYIDYEDIPYLYKMAQMLVMPTLFESVSIPIYEAFALGVPVCCSNVVALPEQVGDAALIFDPNDPADMASKMLQLLRDESLASELAERGRKRVSSFDHKGYARKILDVINK comes from the coding sequence ATGAAGAAAAAAATCGGTATATTGACATTTTATCCTATGCATGGCGGGGGTATTTTTCAATATATTCAATCCATGGTTGATGCACTCGTTGCGGATGGGAGTAATACGTATATTATTTTTGCCGACACAAATGATACACGCTTTGATGGTTACGGTTTAGAGGTCAGGAAACTGAATCCTTCTAATCGTTCTGGCATCAACCAGGTTATTATTTTTGCTCAGCTTTTGCTGGGGTTACGTCAGCCATTTTTTTTGAGAGATGATGAGAAACGAGTCTATGCCGATATTGATTTGTTCATGTCACCGGCAACTTCGGTTTACCCACATTTGTTTCTGAGAAAGCCATTTGTTTTTACTTTGCATGATATGCAGGAAAAATATTATCCTCATGCTTTTACATGGGTTGAGCGTTTCAAGCGGGAGTTACGGAACCGAGCATTGAGCAAGTCGGCGAGTGCAGTGATTTGTGAGTCAAACTATGTCAAACAAGACATCGTGCATTTTTTGGGTGTTGATAGTAACAAAATTGCGGTTATTCAATCGCCACCGCCAAGCTTTTTGCTGAGTTATGAGGTTAATCAGGATAACTTTTCCGCAGTAAAACGTAAATATGGGTTACCAAGGCGTTATGTGTTTTATCCTGCCCAGTGTTGGTTTCATAAAAACCATGTCAAGCTGGTTGAGGCATTTAGTATCATTGTGAATGAAACGGATGAAGATGTCACTTTGATTCTTTCCGGTTCTCAGCAAGACAATTACCCTAAGTTAGTGGGCAAAATACAAGAATTAGGCATTGGACACCGTGTTAAACACTTGGGCTATATTGATTATGAGGATATTCCCTACCTCTACAAAATGGCACAGATGTTGGTTATGCCCACATTATTCGAAAGTGTAAGTATACCTATTTATGAGGCATTTGCTTTGGGTGTACCTGTATGTTGTTCTAACGTGGTTGCTTTGCCTGAACAGGTAGGTGATGCAGCTTTAATTTTTGATCCAAATGATCCCGCAGATATGGCAAGTAAGATGCTGCAATTGTTACGTGATGAGTCGTTAGCATCTGAGCTGGCGGAGAGAGGGCGGAAGCGCGTTAGCAGTTTTGATCATAAGGGCTATGCTAGGAAAATATTGGATGTCATTAATAAGTAA
- a CDS encoding DegT/DnrJ/EryC1/StrS family aminotransferase produces MTQLQQNNGFLPVSRPTITKKEIEYVTAAIASGWVSSLGEYITAFEEKFAQFCGSKYALTCSNGTTSLHLALVSMGVKAGDEIIMPDLTFIATANAAKYVGAVPVLVDIDPETLCIDPAAIEAAITEKTKVIIPVHLYGHPANMPEIMAIAEKYGLLVIEDAAEAHGAEVNGKKVGSWGHCGSFSFYGNKVITSGEGGMITTDDEALYLRAKYLRDHAMSPTKRYWHTEVGYNYRMTNLQAALGLAQLERIEEILDKKQEIFAWYQEALRDVAGITLNRTAPWAKNVYWMVTAELEGADETTRDAFMKKLRELEVDSRPYFYPLSEMGDYPGTSTPMTYQVYKTGINLPSYFDMEKRDVERVCAAVRKCMEMFQ; encoded by the coding sequence ATGACTCAATTACAACAGAACAATGGTTTTCTGCCTGTTTCCAGGCCGACCATTACTAAGAAAGAAATCGAGTATGTGACGGCTGCTATTGCCTCCGGTTGGGTTTCATCGTTAGGCGAGTACATCACCGCATTTGAGGAAAAATTCGCTCAATTCTGTGGCAGTAAGTATGCACTTACTTGCAGTAATGGCACGACTTCATTGCATTTGGCCTTGGTGAGTATGGGGGTTAAGGCAGGGGATGAAATCATCATGCCTGATTTGACCTTTATTGCTACTGCCAACGCTGCTAAGTATGTCGGGGCAGTGCCAGTGCTTGTTGATATTGACCCTGAAACGTTGTGTATTGACCCGGCAGCTATCGAGGCGGCTATCACAGAGAAAACGAAAGTTATTATTCCGGTTCACCTGTATGGGCATCCAGCCAATATGCCTGAGATTATGGCGATTGCTGAGAAATATGGTTTGTTGGTGATTGAAGACGCCGCAGAAGCACATGGTGCTGAAGTGAACGGTAAAAAAGTGGGTTCGTGGGGACACTGTGGCTCATTCAGTTTTTATGGCAATAAGGTCATTACCTCCGGTGAGGGCGGGATGATTACGACCGATGATGAAGCCCTGTATCTGCGTGCTAAATATTTACGTGACCATGCGATGAGTCCTACCAAACGCTATTGGCATACCGAGGTGGGTTACAACTACCGGATGACTAATTTGCAGGCAGCATTGGGATTGGCGCAGTTAGAGCGGATCGAAGAAATTCTGGATAAAAAGCAGGAAATATTTGCTTGGTATCAAGAAGCGCTAAGAGATGTGGCAGGTATTACCTTAAATCGCACAGCACCTTGGGCAAAAAATGTATATTGGATGGTGACCGCAGAGCTGGAAGGCGCAGATGAGACAACACGTGATGCTTTCATGAAGAAGTTACGTGAACTTGAGGTGGATAGCCGCCCCTATTTTTATCCACTCTCCGAAATGGGTGACTATCCGGGTACATCCACGCCAATGACGTATCAAGTCTATAAGACAGGGATTAATCTTCCTTCTTATTTTGACATGGAGAAGCGTGATGTCGAGCGTGTATGCGCGGCTGTCAGGAAATGTATGGAAATGTTTCAATAA
- the gmd gene encoding GDP-mannose 4,6-dehydratase, which yields MSKTALITGITGQDGAYLAEFLLKKGYTVHGIKRRSSSLNTDRIDHLYQDPHTSDGKFVLHYGDMTDSMNLTRIIGLVQPDEIYNLAAMSHVHVSFDMPEYTANADGIGTLRILEAVRFLNLTKKTRIYQASTSELYGLVQEVPQKETTPFYPRSPYAVAKLYAYWITVNYREAYGMFACNGILFNHESPLRGETFVTRKITRAASRIALGLQENLHLGNLSAKRDWGHAQDYVEMMWLILQADQPEDFAIATGVTTEVREFVRMSFARAGIKIDFQGEGIDEKGIIAGFDRDVYETATGGTPEQHGLTVGREVIAVDPRYFRPTEVELLIGDPSKAKEKLGWVPKHDLNSLVNDMMESDLKLMLKEKHLKDHGHRIMSYHE from the coding sequence ATGAGTAAAACGGCTTTAATTACTGGGATCACTGGGCAAGATGGTGCTTATTTGGCCGAGTTTTTGTTGAAAAAGGGCTATACCGTGCATGGTATCAAGCGTCGTTCTTCGTCGCTGAATACTGATCGTATCGACCATTTGTACCAAGATCCGCATACCTCTGATGGCAAGTTCGTGCTGCATTATGGTGATATGACTGACAGCATGAACCTGACCCGTATTATCGGTCTGGTGCAGCCTGATGAAATTTATAACCTCGCGGCAATGAGCCATGTACATGTTTCGTTCGATATGCCCGAATACACCGCCAACGCAGATGGTATTGGTACTTTGCGTATTCTTGAAGCAGTTCGGTTTCTTAACTTGACCAAGAAAACTCGTATTTATCAAGCATCAACGTCTGAATTGTATGGTTTGGTGCAAGAAGTGCCGCAAAAAGAGACCACACCGTTCTATCCACGTTCACCTTACGCAGTGGCTAAGTTATATGCTTATTGGATCACGGTTAACTACCGCGAAGCCTACGGTATGTTTGCGTGCAATGGCATTTTGTTCAACCACGAATCGCCTTTACGTGGTGAAACGTTTGTAACCCGTAAAATCACTCGTGCGGCTTCCCGTATTGCTTTGGGCTTACAAGAAAACCTGCATTTAGGCAATTTGTCTGCGAAACGTGACTGGGGTCATGCACAAGACTACGTGGAAATGATGTGGTTGATTCTGCAAGCTGACCAACCAGAAGATTTTGCAATTGCCACTGGCGTTACCACCGAAGTACGTGAATTTGTACGCATGTCGTTCGCACGTGCAGGTATCAAGATTGACTTCCAGGGTGAAGGTATTGATGAAAAAGGTATCATTGCTGGTTTTGACCGCGATGTGTACGAAACGGCGACAGGTGGCACACCTGAGCAGCATGGGCTAACCGTAGGACGTGAAGTGATAGCGGTTGATCCACGTTACTTCCGTCCAACTGAAGTCGAGCTGTTGATCGGCGACCCAAGCAAAGCCAAGGAAAAGTTGGGTTGGGTTCCTAAGCATGATCTGAATTCACTGGTGAATGACATGATGGAATCTGACCTGAAATTGATGCTGAAAGAAAAGCATTTGAAGGATCACGGTCACCGCATTATGTCTTATCACGAGTAA
- the pssE gene encoding PssE/Cps14G family polysaccharide biosynthesis glycosyltransferase, producing the protein MTLSSPDASNKKTRILVITGTTGFDSLVRKIDESRELEQNYEITLQIGEGVYHPKYKAWFDFDKSLRDKLADYDFFITHAGAGTIFMLLEHKKRVLVVPNVERPDKHQAELANYVRSQKLCAVCDHVQEIVPAILAIDRHTQHLQPYEKVEFNAVREVLRYIYE; encoded by the coding sequence GTGACGCTGAGTTCGCCGGACGCCTCTAATAAAAAAACGCGAATCCTAGTTATAACGGGTACTACTGGGTTTGACTCTCTTGTGCGAAAAATTGATGAGAGTAGAGAGCTTGAACAGAACTATGAAATCACTTTGCAGATCGGAGAAGGTGTATATCACCCCAAATATAAAGCATGGTTTGATTTCGATAAAAGCCTGCGAGATAAATTAGCAGACTATGATTTTTTTATTACTCACGCGGGTGCTGGTACCATTTTTATGTTATTGGAACACAAAAAAAGAGTATTAGTTGTTCCTAATGTGGAAAGACCGGATAAGCACCAAGCTGAGCTAGCGAATTATGTGCGGTCACAGAAATTATGTGCAGTTTGCGACCATGTTCAGGAAATTGTACCGGCTATTTTAGCCATTGATAGACATACTCAGCATCTACAACCTTATGAAAAGGTTGAATTTAATGCGGTGCGTGAGGTTTTGAGATATATTTATGAGTAG
- a CDS encoding oligosaccharide flippase family protein, whose product MKNIRRNVVFSGLGYILPLLASLATMPLMLKGMGDDVYGLYIICISLIGFMNFIDLGVGQTIVKYVSQYEATGEGIKVKPVLDIALLMYLVLGVVIAAAVTLFSVPLGKLIYSNALDSTKAILASKALSITAFAFLLSYINQFFLNVFKAYHRFDIPAVIQNSANIAGIVIATALVLTGYDLLTILWGYVVIQTVALAIGFTLGKQILPKGVKLGLSFDRHIFAEMIGFSAYTFVSNFLGGVVSRLDKLIIGMILGTEAVTYYQIPHTIAQMANGIIQVLSQITFPRFSELSSLDDQAGRLALYKHAMLLVFLFSMGINVALISAGGTFLELWISPEFAAKSTLTLQIIALYFFFQSNTVVAYWVLQGSGNAKVTAISSFLGTLAYFIGMYFLTYYYGYDGAAMSLFLLLLPLPYFYWWVQRNVGHKFGEYLLLTSLFVTVGLLIILLLSQVHHYIPNNVLIILVDGLILGGVIGVSLLYLFREKLRLRFE is encoded by the coding sequence ATGAAAAATATTCGTAGAAACGTTGTATTCAGTGGTCTTGGTTATATTTTGCCATTATTGGCATCATTAGCCACTATGCCGTTGATGCTCAAGGGCATGGGCGACGATGTCTATGGTCTTTATATTATTTGTATTTCGTTGATTGGTTTTATGAACTTTATTGACCTTGGTGTGGGTCAAACGATTGTTAAGTATGTTTCACAGTATGAGGCAACAGGAGAGGGCATCAAGGTTAAGCCCGTGCTGGATATCGCATTACTCATGTACCTTGTTTTAGGGGTTGTCATTGCTGCTGCGGTTACATTATTTTCTGTACCGTTAGGGAAGCTGATTTACAGCAATGCACTGGACTCAACAAAAGCGATATTAGCGTCAAAAGCGTTGTCCATTACTGCTTTTGCATTTTTATTAAGCTACATCAATCAGTTCTTTTTGAATGTGTTTAAGGCTTATCATCGTTTTGATATTCCCGCAGTGATTCAAAATTCAGCGAATATTGCAGGCATTGTGATTGCCACAGCACTTGTGCTCACCGGATATGACTTGCTGACCATTTTGTGGGGATATGTCGTTATTCAGACGGTGGCTTTGGCGATAGGTTTTACTCTAGGTAAGCAGATTTTGCCGAAAGGCGTTAAGTTAGGCTTGTCATTTGACCGACATATTTTTGCTGAAATGATAGGTTTCAGCGCTTATACCTTTGTCAGTAACTTTTTAGGTGGTGTGGTATCAAGGCTTGATAAGCTTATTATTGGTATGATTCTGGGTACAGAGGCCGTCACTTATTACCAGATTCCGCACACAATTGCTCAAATGGCAAATGGAATCATTCAAGTTCTCAGTCAAATTACGTTCCCCCGCTTTAGCGAATTATCCAGTTTGGATGATCAGGCAGGGCGGCTTGCTCTGTACAAACACGCCATGTTATTGGTTTTCTTGTTTAGTATGGGAATCAATGTGGCGTTAATCTCGGCGGGTGGCACATTTCTTGAGTTATGGATATCACCAGAATTTGCCGCTAAGAGCACGCTGACGCTACAAATTATTGCGTTGTATTTCTTTTTTCAGTCCAACACCGTGGTCGCTTACTGGGTATTACAGGGTTCAGGTAATGCTAAGGTGACGGCAATCAGTTCTTTCTTGGGGACTTTGGCTTATTTCATCGGTATGTATTTCCTAACATACTACTATGGCTATGATGGTGCTGCGATGTCGTTGTTCCTGTTGTTGTTGCCATTGCCTTATTTTTATTGGTGGGTGCAACGTAATGTTGGGCATAAGTTTGGAGAGTATTTATTGCTCACCAGTTTATTTGTCACGGTTGGGTTACTTATTATTCTTCTGCTGAGCCAAGTTCATCATTATATACCTAATAATGTATTAATTATTTTGGTAGATGGCCTCATCTTGGGAGGTGTTATTGGCGTGTCATTGTTATACCTTTTTAGGGAAAAACTACGGCTTCGATTTGAGTAA
- the pssD gene encoding PssD/Cps14F family polysaccharide biosynthesis glycosyltransferase, with amino-acid sequence MDISILLVYGEGGHHDQAMRLMKQMQSLDPKLDFIHITDTETMKSDSIKNIYTVMPIRHKNESFNPLAFVNAYLKAVSLTIKLVRQYKPRAVIGFGPGICIPVFMVCKVLGVKKRIFFEDWCRFTSKSLSGKACSPFSTKFFVQNESLKELYRDAEFAGRL; translated from the coding sequence ATGGACATAAGTATATTGCTTGTGTACGGCGAGGGCGGACATCATGATCAGGCTATGCGTCTGATGAAACAGATGCAGTCTCTTGATCCTAAGCTGGATTTCATCCACATAACAGATACAGAAACGATGAAATCCGATTCAATTAAAAATATTTATACAGTGATGCCCATTAGGCATAAAAATGAGTCCTTCAATCCTCTCGCTTTTGTGAATGCTTATCTAAAAGCGGTAAGCTTAACCATAAAGCTGGTGCGACAGTATAAGCCGCGTGCGGTGATTGGTTTTGGGCCTGGGATTTGCATTCCTGTATTTATGGTTTGCAAAGTTCTTGGGGTTAAGAAACGTATATTTTTTGAAGATTGGTGTCGATTTACTAGTAAAAGCTTATCTGGTAAGGCGTGCTCTCCCTTTAGTACTAAATTTTTTGTACAAAATGAATCGTTGAAGGAGTTATATCGTGACGCTGAGTTCGCCGGACGCCTCTAA